In Oceaniferula flava, the genomic window GACCTCGATAACATGACCGCTGCCGATGTGGTCTACCTGACAAATAAGAAATACCAGGACGTTGTCACCGTTGTTCCTGAACCATCCTCTCTGGCACTGCTGGGACTCGGCGTGGTAGGATTCATCCTGCGTCGCAAGCGTGCCTAAGCTACGAGACGGCATCAATTTTAAACAAATCACCCCGTGGAGCAGGTCTCCACGGGGTGATTTGTTTTAGTGGTTATGGCAAGTGCTTTGCCATGATTCGGGAATTGATCTTCCTAACTTAGATACGACCTTCTTCAAGGTCATAGACATCGAACCAGACGTAGACTGGACGGTGTTTTGGCACGTATTCTTCGATGTAATCTTCGAGAAACTCTTGAAGGTTTTCCGGCATGTCAGAGATGGATTTGTAGCGGAGGCTGTTGTTCCATTTGACGATTTCCACTTTTTCGCGCTTCTTGGCGTTTTCTTGGATGTAATCGGCGACTTCAGCATCGGTGGCACCTTCGGCAACGAATGCTTTGAATTTATCCGCATCAAGCTCGGTGAAATCGAAAAAGACCTGATCGAGTGGGCAATCGTAGTGATACTCATCGGCGGTGCCTGCAATCACGGCACGACACTTGTCCAGTGTGCGAGTTGCGACAACATAGCCGGCAATGGTCTCACGCGGGCTGCGTGGAAATTCTTTCGAGAGATCTTTGGCGAGTAGTTTGACTTTTTCGTTAGACATGATGCGACTATCCGATGGGATTGGCTATTGTCAAATTTCAGGTCAAAATGGTCGATTTTCGGAATGCTATATGCCGATTCTCTAGTTCCACGGACCACGAGGCTGTAGCACTCATCGAGTGCATGACGGCTGACGTAGACGAGTTGAAAATAGGGGGGGGAGTCACCCTGTTTACAGTGTATGCCGTGATTCTAAGGCCTGGTGACTTCTTGGGCCAAGCCATCGGGGCATTTGGCTAGTTTTAAAATATGCTCAAAAGCATGGGTTAATGCGGGGGCACAACACACACACAACAGGTGGCCCCCGCACTAACTTGGTTTTCCGGCTGAAGCTGTTATACCTTGGGGGCTTACAGCCGGGAAAATGTTTAGTTCTTAAATTTCTGCGTCTCCTCGCTCACGATCTTTGCCAGCGGAGTCACACTGTCATAGAGATCCTGCTTTTCGAGACTGCCTTGCGCGAGTTTGCGGCTCGCTCTGATCTTGCGGGAGTAGCTGGACGCCGCGGCATTGGTTCCAGCGGTGTCGTGGTTCACAATCGAGGCATTACCAGGATCGATCCCGTAGTCACAGGCCGTTGTTATGGCATCTTCGTGGGCTCCAAGGAAGAGAAATTTCCACCCGTAATGATTTGTCTGATGCCGGATCATTTGTCTGATCTGCTGCTCCGTGTAATCAGTGGAGGCGTTTTCGTAGCCATCGGTGTAGATCGCCACGATGACTTGGGCAGGACGGTCTTTTTCCGCTGTGATAGCAAGCTGTTTACCAATGTGATCGATGCTGCGCCCGATGGCATCAAGCAAGGCGGTGCAGCCACGAGGGACATAACTGCTGGCGTCGAGCGGGCGAACTTCGCAAATCGGTGAGCGGTCGGCATGGAGTTGATATTCATCATCGAAGAGCACTAGGGAAAAGGTAGCTTCTCCAGGCGTATCCTGCTGTTCCCTCAGGAAGCTGTTAAAACCTGTAATGGCAGGTTCGCAGAGCGATTGCATGGAGCCTGAGCGATCGAGGATGTAGGCAATTTCAGTGAGGTTTTGGTTCATGGTGGTTAAGAGGCAAAGGGGCTTCGATTACGTGGGCGGCTTAGAGCACCCAGAGTTCAGCAAGTAGGCTCAGGGTTTTGGCAAGGAATCCGATGATGAGAAGACCGATCAGGGGCTCGGCGGTCAGCTCGAAAGCTCGGTCTAGGGTGCTCATGTTATATTTTTTCATATCTTTAAGGTTTGCTAACAATGGAAACTTGCCGTATTTGGAAGGGGCGAATTAAACGACTGGTGATACTTTTTCATAAGGTGTCGATTTTTACCAGTATAAAAAAACGATACATTTGTAATTAACGATGGGAAATAGGACGAATTCAGAAAATTGGGCAGCACAAGAGCGTTTGCGAGCCATTGAAAAAGCTGTCTGGTGGCGGGGGTGGATTGGTCGTGGCGATTTAGCGGAGATCTTCGGTATCTCACGGGCGCAGGCATCGAGCGATTTACAAAAGTTCCAGGAGCTGAATCCGGGCGCGCTGGTA contains:
- a CDS encoding DUF5069 domain-containing protein, yielding MSNEKVKLLAKDLSKEFPRSPRETIAGYVVATRTLDKCRAVIAGTADEYHYDCPLDQVFFDFTELDADKFKAFVAEGATDAEVADYIQENAKKREKVEIVKWNNSLRYKSISDMPENLQEFLEDYIEEYVPKHRPVYVWFDVYDLEEGRI
- a CDS encoding vWA domain-containing protein, whose product is MNQNLTEIAYILDRSGSMQSLCEPAITGFNSFLREQQDTPGEATFSLVLFDDEYQLHADRSPICEVRPLDASSYVPRGCTALLDAIGRSIDHIGKQLAITAEKDRPAQVIVAIYTDGYENASTDYTEQQIRQMIRHQTNHYGWKFLFLGAHEDAITTACDYGIDPGNASIVNHDTAGTNAAASSYSRKIRASRKLAQGSLEKQDLYDSVTPLAKIVSEETQKFKN